One window from the genome of Aeromonas sp. FDAARGOS 1405 encodes:
- a CDS encoding arginine repressor — translation MVKTLSRPVAQEPDLAQLDACRQIIGQHCYSTQEEIRRELSERGFADISQSTISRLLRRLGVAKAQNANGKKVYTLVDEQLEPAGSTRSIHDMVREVVHNQQMVLIHTTPGAATVVARLLDRNANPEIMGAVAGNDVVLVAPRHISRTRQAHAAVVRTLAQAR, via the coding sequence GTGGTCAAAACCCTCAGTCGTCCCGTTGCCCAAGAGCCCGATCTGGCCCAGCTGGATGCCTGTCGCCAGATCATCGGTCAGCACTGCTACAGCACCCAGGAAGAGATCCGCCGCGAGCTGTCGGAGCGCGGCTTTGCCGACATCAGCCAGTCCACCATCTCCCGCCTGCTGCGCCGCCTCGGCGTGGCCAAGGCCCAAAATGCCAACGGCAAGAAGGTCTACACCCTGGTCGACGAGCAGCTGGAACCCGCCGGCAGCACCCGCTCGATCCACGACATGGTGCGCGAAGTGGTACACAACCAGCAGATGGTGCTGATCCACACCACTCCGGGAGCCGCCACCGTGGTGGCTCGCCTGCTGGATCGCAACGCCAATCCCGAGATCATGGGCGCCGTCGCGGGCAATGACGTTGTGCTGGTCGCGCCGCGCCATATCAGCCGCACCCGTCAGGCCCACGCCGCCGTGGTGCGCACCCTGGCGCAGGCCCGCTAA
- a CDS encoding YfcC family protein gives MTKFKFPSAYTILFVLIALVAALSWIVPAGKYEMTMNEALGKEVPVAGTYKLVEGNPQGIVDVLLAPIDGLYNHDTYEAGAIDVSLFILIIGGFLGIVTKTGAIDAGIERVTDRLRGREEWMIPILMALFAAGGTIYGMAEESLPFYTLLVPVMMAARFDPVVAAATVLLGAGIGTLGSTINPFATVIAANAAGISFTDGIWLRVAMLVAGWLLCVAYVMRYAKMVRSDPSKSLVADKWEENRAHFLGNKSDQMLEFTLTRKIVLGIFVAAFAVMIYGVAVLGWWMAQISGVFLAAAIIVGLISRMSEEELTSNFIDGARDLLGVALIIGIARGIVVVMDNGMITHTILHSAEGIVTGLSTIVFINVMFVLEVVLSFLVPSSSGLAVLTMPIMAPLADFANVGRDLVVTAYQSASGLVNLVTPTSAVVMGGLAIAKVPYVRWLKWVAPLLGILTVLIVVCLSLGAVLS, from the coding sequence ATGACCAAATTCAAGTTCCCGTCAGCCTACACGATACTGTTTGTGCTGATCGCCCTGGTGGCCGCCCTGAGCTGGATAGTGCCGGCCGGCAAATACGAGATGACCATGAACGAAGCCCTCGGCAAAGAAGTGCCGGTGGCGGGTACCTACAAACTGGTGGAGGGGAATCCCCAGGGGATCGTCGATGTGCTGCTGGCACCTATCGATGGCCTCTATAACCACGACACCTATGAGGCAGGCGCCATCGACGTCTCCCTCTTTATCCTGATCATCGGTGGTTTTCTTGGCATTGTGACCAAGACCGGTGCCATTGATGCCGGTATTGAACGTGTGACCGACCGCCTGCGCGGCCGTGAAGAGTGGATGATCCCGATCCTGATGGCGCTGTTTGCCGCAGGTGGCACCATCTACGGGATGGCCGAAGAGTCGCTGCCTTTCTACACCCTGCTGGTGCCGGTGATGATGGCCGCACGCTTCGACCCTGTGGTGGCGGCTGCAACCGTATTGCTGGGGGCCGGTATCGGTACTCTGGGTTCCACCATCAACCCGTTTGCGACCGTGATTGCCGCCAATGCGGCCGGTATCTCCTTCACCGACGGTATCTGGCTGCGCGTCGCCATGCTGGTCGCCGGTTGGCTGCTCTGCGTTGCCTACGTCATGCGTTACGCCAAGATGGTGCGCAGCGATCCGAGCAAATCCCTAGTAGCTGACAAGTGGGAAGAGAACCGTGCCCACTTCCTTGGCAACAAGAGCGACCAGATGCTGGAGTTCACCCTGACCCGTAAAATCGTGCTGGGTATCTTCGTCGCCGCCTTTGCCGTGATGATCTACGGTGTGGCCGTGCTGGGCTGGTGGATGGCGCAGATCTCCGGCGTGTTCCTGGCTGCCGCCATCATCGTTGGTCTTATCTCCCGCATGAGCGAAGAGGAGCTGACCTCCAACTTTATCGATGGTGCCCGCGACCTGCTGGGTGTGGCGCTGATCATCGGTATCGCCCGCGGTATCGTGGTGGTAATGGATAACGGCATGATCACTCACACCATTTTGCACAGTGCAGAAGGGATCGTGACCGGCCTCTCCACTATCGTCTTTATCAACGTGATGTTCGTGCTGGAAGTGGTGCTCTCCTTCCTGGTGCCGTCCTCCTCCGGTCTGGCTGTACTGACCATGCCGATCATGGCGCCGCTGGCCGACTTCGCCAACGTGGGCCGCGATCTGGTGGTGACTGCTTACCAGTCTGCCTCCGGTCTGGTGAACCTGGTGACCCCGACCTCCGCCGTGGTCATGGGTGGTCTGGCCATCGCCAAGGTGCCTTATGTGCGCTGGCTGAAATGGGTGGCTCCGCTGCTCGGTATCCTGACCGTGCTGATCGTGGTCTGCCTGAGCCTGGGTGCCGTGCTCTCCTGA
- the argF gene encoding ornithine carbamoyltransferase gives MAFNLRNRNFLKLLDFTPREIQYMIDLAIDLKKAKYGGYERKHLVGKNIALIFEKTSTRTRCAFEVAAFDQGAQVSYLGPSGSQIGHKESMKDTARVLGRMYDGIEYRGYGQEIVEELGAYAGVPVWNGLTNEFHPTQILADFMTMLEHGKGKRLDQIKFAYLGDARNNMGNSLMVGAAKMGMDIRLVAPKAFWPEEELVAKCRLIAEETGARITLTEDVKEGVLGADFLYTDVWVSMGEAKEAWDQRVKLMTPYQVNMDVINATKNPDVKFMHCLPAFHNDETTMGKEVADKYGMKGLEVTEDVFESEHSIVFDEAENRMHTIKAVMVATLGD, from the coding sequence ATGGCTTTTAATCTGCGTAACCGTAACTTCCTGAAACTGCTGGACTTCACCCCGCGCGAAATCCAATACATGATCGACTTGGCCATCGACCTGAAGAAAGCCAAATACGGTGGCTACGAGCGCAAGCATCTGGTCGGCAAGAACATCGCCCTGATTTTCGAGAAGACCTCCACCCGTACTCGTTGTGCGTTTGAAGTGGCGGCCTTCGACCAGGGCGCGCAAGTCTCCTACCTTGGCCCAAGCGGTTCCCAAATCGGTCACAAGGAGTCCATGAAGGACACCGCTCGTGTACTGGGTCGCATGTATGACGGTATCGAATACCGCGGCTACGGTCAGGAGATCGTGGAAGAGCTGGGCGCCTACGCCGGTGTCCCGGTCTGGAACGGCCTGACCAACGAATTCCACCCGACCCAGATCCTGGCCGACTTCATGACCATGCTGGAGCACGGCAAGGGCAAGCGTCTTGATCAAATCAAGTTCGCCTACCTGGGTGATGCCCGCAACAACATGGGTAACTCCCTGATGGTCGGCGCTGCCAAAATGGGCATGGACATCCGTCTGGTCGCACCGAAAGCCTTCTGGCCGGAAGAGGAGCTGGTTGCCAAGTGCCGCCTGATCGCCGAAGAGACCGGCGCACGCATCACCCTGACCGAAGATGTGAAAGAGGGTGTGCTGGGTGCTGACTTCCTCTACACCGACGTCTGGGTATCCATGGGTGAAGCGAAAGAAGCCTGGGATCAGCGCGTCAAACTGATGACTCCGTATCAGGTCAACATGGATGTCATCAACGCCACCAAGAACCCGGATGTGAAGTTCATGCACTGCCTGCCGGCGTTCCACAACGACGAGACCACCATGGGCAAGGAAGTGGCTGACAAATATGGCATGAAAGGCCTGGAAGTGACCGAGGACGTGTTCGAATCCGAGCACAGCATCGTGTTCGACGAGGCCGAAAACCGGATGCACACCATCAAGGCAGTGATGGTTGCTACGCTGGGCGACTAA
- the pyrB gene encoding aspartate carbamoyltransferase, translated as MTNPLYKKHVISISDLTRSEMELVVSTAQRLKAEPDTSLLKDKLVASCFFEASTRTRLSFETAVQRLGGNIIGFADGGNTSAKKGETLADSIKIIGSYSDAVVMRHPKEGAARLASEFSRVPVINGGDGSNQHPSQTLLDLFTIHETQGRLDNLNVAFVGDLKYGRTVHSLAQALSLFNCRFFFISPEALAMPDYICEELEEKGIQFSIHQTMEEVMPELDILYMTRVQKERFDETEYKHMAAKFILELATLEGAKPTMKILHPLPRVDEIDVAVDKTPHACYFQQAENGVYARQALLALVLNETV; from the coding sequence ATGACCAATCCACTCTATAAGAAACATGTCATCTCCATTTCGGACCTGACCCGGTCAGAAATGGAACTGGTAGTCTCAACCGCACAACGGTTGAAGGCTGAACCTGACACCAGCCTGTTGAAAGACAAGCTGGTTGCCAGCTGCTTCTTCGAAGCCTCCACCCGCACCCGCCTCTCGTTCGAGACCGCGGTACAGCGCCTTGGCGGCAACATCATCGGCTTCGCCGACGGTGGCAACACCAGCGCCAAGAAGGGCGAGACGCTGGCTGACTCCATCAAGATCATCGGCTCCTACTCGGATGCGGTGGTGATGCGCCACCCGAAAGAGGGGGCTGCCCGTCTGGCCTCCGAGTTCTCCCGCGTGCCGGTCATCAATGGCGGCGACGGCTCCAACCAGCATCCGAGCCAGACCCTGCTCGACCTGTTCACCATCCATGAGACCCAGGGCCGTCTGGACAACCTCAACGTTGCCTTCGTCGGTGACCTGAAATATGGCCGCACCGTGCACTCGCTGGCCCAGGCCCTCAGCCTGTTCAACTGCCGCTTCTTCTTCATCTCCCCGGAAGCACTGGCGATGCCGGACTACATCTGCGAAGAGCTGGAAGAGAAGGGTATCCAGTTCAGCATCCACCAGACCATGGAAGAGGTGATGCCGGAGCTGGACATCCTCTACATGACCCGCGTCCAGAAAGAGCGCTTCGACGAGACTGAATACAAGCACATGGCCGCCAAGTTCATTCTGGAGCTGGCGACTCTGGAAGGTGCCAAGCCCACCATGAAGATCCTGCATCCCCTGCCCCGCGTCGACGAGATCGATGTAGCGGTCGACAAGACTCCCCACGCTTGCTACTTCCAGCAGGCGGAGAACGGGGTCTATGCACGCCAGGCGCTGCTGGCACTGGTACTGAACGAAACTGTCTGA
- the arcC gene encoding carbamate kinase, giving the protein MKKPTVVVALGGNALLRRGEPLEADIQRKNIATAAKTIALIAQEYNVVLVHGNGPQVGLLALQNSAYTKVSPYPLDVLGAESQGMIGYMLIQELKNLMPSRNVTALLTQVQVDPEDPAFANPTKFIGPVYEEAEARTLAEEKHWVVKADGKFFRRVVPSPLPQRIVEGDAIETLIAQGHLIICTGGGGIPVTWDGQSLTGIEAVIDKDMSAAYLAKQIKADALLILTDADAVYLDWGKPTQRPLRVTSPDELAGVKFDAGSMGPKVEASCEFVKATGGMVGIGSLEDGLAILKGEAGTNIVATRTVHA; this is encoded by the coding sequence ATGAAAAAACCAACTGTCGTCGTCGCTCTGGGTGGCAATGCTCTGCTCCGTCGTGGTGAGCCACTGGAAGCGGATATCCAGCGCAAGAATATTGCAACTGCCGCCAAGACCATCGCACTGATCGCTCAGGAGTACAACGTGGTGCTGGTGCATGGCAACGGCCCGCAAGTCGGCCTGCTGGCCCTGCAAAACAGCGCCTACACCAAGGTATCCCCCTATCCGCTGGATGTGCTGGGTGCCGAGTCTCAGGGCATGATCGGCTACATGCTGATCCAGGAGCTGAAAAACCTCATGCCGAGCCGCAACGTCACCGCGCTGCTGACCCAGGTGCAGGTCGATCCCGAGGATCCGGCATTTGCCAATCCGACCAAATTTATCGGCCCCGTCTACGAAGAGGCTGAAGCCCGCACCCTGGCAGAAGAGAAGCACTGGGTGGTCAAGGCTGACGGCAAGTTCTTCCGCCGCGTAGTGCCGTCCCCGCTGCCCCAGCGCATCGTTGAAGGCGATGCCATCGAAACCCTGATTGCCCAGGGCCACCTCATCATCTGTACCGGTGGTGGCGGTATCCCGGTGACCTGGGATGGCCAGAGCCTGACCGGTATCGAAGCCGTCATCGACAAGGACATGTCTGCCGCCTACCTGGCCAAGCAGATCAAGGCCGACGCCCTGCTGATCCTGACCGATGCCGATGCCGTCTATCTGGATTGGGGCAAACCGACCCAGCGTCCGCTGCGGGTCACCAGCCCGGACGAGCTGGCCGGGGTCAAGTTCGACGCCGGTTCCATGGGGCCGAAAGTCGAAGCCTCCTGTGAATTTGTCAAAGCGACCGGCGGCATGGTTGGCATCGGCTCGCTGGAAGATGGCCTCGCCATCCTCAAGGGGGAAGCCGGCACCAATATCGTCGCCACCCGCACCGTACATGCGTAA
- the pyrI gene encoding aspartate carbamoyltransferase regulatory subunit, translated as MSDKNQLQVEAIRHGSVIDHIPAGQGIKILKLFQLVETQERITVGFNLKSGALGKKDLIKIENTRLTEQQANQLALFAPKATVNIIEDFNVVKKHQLELPEFIAGVFHCPNSNCISHNEPVDSYFRVREVKGVVRMKCKYCEKSFTQDIVSERY; from the coding sequence ATGTCTGACAAGAACCAACTGCAAGTCGAAGCCATCCGTCACGGCTCCGTCATCGATCACATCCCCGCTGGCCAGGGCATCAAGATCCTCAAGCTGTTCCAGCTGGTCGAAACCCAGGAGCGGATCACCGTCGGCTTCAACCTGAAATCCGGTGCGCTGGGCAAGAAGGATCTCATCAAGATTGAGAACACCCGTCTGACCGAACAGCAGGCCAACCAGCTGGCGCTGTTCGCCCCGAAAGCGACCGTCAACATCATCGAAGACTTCAATGTGGTGAAGAAGCACCAGCTGGAGCTGCCGGAGTTCATCGCCGGGGTGTTCCACTGCCCCAACTCCAACTGCATCTCCCATAACGAGCCGGTTGACAGCTACTTCCGGGTGCGCGAAGTGAAAGGCGTGGTACGGATGAAGTGCAAATATTGCGAGAAGTCCTTCACTCAGGACATCGTCAGCGAGCGTTACTGA